agaagtgggatagtcagcgaGATGATgaaagtagacagcagtacaaAGAGATtaggcgtaaagcaaagagagaggtggcaaaggcaaaagaaaaggcgtatggtgagttgtatgagaggttagacaccaaggaaggggaaaaggacttgtaccgattggctagacagagggaccgagctgggacagatttgcagcaggttagggcgatcaatgatagagatggaaatgtgctgacaagcgaggagagtgcgcTGAGAAAGCGGAAggtgtactttgaggggttgatgaatgaagaaaatgagagagagaaggttgaatgatatggggatagtgaatcagaatcaggaagcgcagtggattagcaaggaggaagtgagggcagcttctTGAtggacctgtggaggcatggagatgtttaggagacgaCAGAGGAGTTTttagctagattgtttaacatcaACTTGGAAAGTGAGACGATGCCTGAgtaaggagtggagaagaagcatactggtacttattttcaagaataagggcaatgtgcagaactgtagcaactacacaggtataaagttgatcagccacagcatgaagacacgagaaagcgtaatagaagctaggttaagaggagagatgatgattagcgagcagcagtatggtttcatgtcacgaaaAAGCACGACAgatacgatgtttgctttgagaatgttgattgagaagtatagagaaggccagaaggagtgacattatgtctttgtggatttagagaaagtatatgacagggtgccgagagaggaggtgtggtattgtatgaggaagtcgggagttacggagaagtatgtaggagtggtgcaggatatgcatgagggaagtgtgacagtagcGAGGTGTGCGATTGGAATGACACTTGGGTTCAAGATAGAGGTGGCATACATCaaagatcagctctgagcccttttttgtttgcaatggtgatggacaggttgacagacaagatcaggcaggagtctccgtggactatgatgtttgcggatgactgtgatctgtagcaagagtagggtgcaagttgaggagagcctggagaggtgggggtaggcactggagagaagaggaatgaaagtcagtaggagcaacacggaatacatatgtgtgaatgagatggaggacagcggaatggtgagggtgcaaggagtagaagtgacaaaggcatatgagtttaaatacttggggtcaactgtccaaagtaatggggagtgcagaagagaggtgaagaagagagtacaggcagagtggcgtgggtggagaagagtgtcagagtgatttgcgacagaagggtacctaccagcaagatttaaagggaaggtttacaagatggttgtgagaccagagctatgttatatggtttggacacggtggcactgacgaaaagacaggaggcggaagctgggggtggcagagttgaagatgctacagttttcattgggagtgatgaagaacgacaggattaggaatgattatattagaggaacagctcaggttggacggtttggagacaaagcaagagaggcaaggctgAGAtagcttggacgtgtggaggagagatgctgagtatattgggagaaggatgctgattatggagctgccagggaagaggaaaagaggaaggcctaagaggaggtttatggatgtggtgagggaggacatgcaggtgactggtttgacagaggaagatgcagaggacaggaagaaatggaaacggatgatctgctgtggcgacccctaacgggagcagccgaaagtagtagtagtagtagcagtagtgcttGCCGAGTTTAAACTGCATCACAATCATCGTCGTTTCGTTGGACTGCCAATGAAGTAGTAGGAGTTGTagattaaaataaaaaatgtgCAGTGTGTGGATTTGGGCTCGTACTTCTTTTCACGAAAACACATACACTAGGGTCATCATTTAATATACAAAGATGACGTAAATATAAAAAGACACAATTTTATGCCCTGAGGTTTTAACTTTAATGTACTATAACTAGATGACGAAATAAAGCAACGTATTAACTATTATACGGCTGTTCTCGTCCAGTTGTTTATTGAATAATTTTTCAGTTTGAGCGAAACGAAGTCGCTTGTTTGCGCGACGATGGTGACACGTGTAAACAACATAAAAGTAAACAAACAACAATACTGATTACCTTAACGCTATGGGACTGCTTTTCGTCTGTTTTGCTGAGGCGCAGGCAACGCAAAAGACAGCCAAATTAGCCGACGTTGACCTCTCTAATGCTTGGCTGCCTGTCACATGTAACCTAACGGAGAtagttagctaacattagcaacATTAACAACTCTTACTTAGCAAAACTTTGAGTAAAAGACAAAGGTAGGCTGCTTTTTTAATCTTCACGTTACGTCAAAAATCAACGAAAAACGCCTACATGAAGATTACGAAGTTCTGTCAATTTCAACCGTAGTTTGCAATTTAAGTGACGTTGTAGCTCTAATGTTACGTCAACCTAGCTAACCTAGCCCATACTGTCACTTCCTTGGTGACTTGTGTACGTAGGTTAGTTTAGTTGGATAATGAGTGTTTTAACAGCTGGTTAACTATTACAATGATTGATTAAAATGTTACATTGTCACAACTGTTACATATTAGCTGTTTAGCTATCTAGCATAGCAATCATGTCAGCAAACCAGCAGCAGGGACATAATAACATTGAGTTTACCATACAAGCCAGAGATAGTATACTTTATTAAAATGACAAACGTATCGGTGAACAACTAACAACACTCAAGTCACCTAAAACCTCTTTCTTTCGTTTAAACGAACAGCCACTCAATTCTATGAGAGTTAAAGCCGCATTGAATTAGACTATTTGAAGTTGATGATGCGGTAAAATGCTTGAACCATATCCACAAAGTGACGACGAGTTTGTCATAAATGATAGCTTGGCAAAAGCCACATCACACACCGAGAACCCTCACAATGATTCAGTGTGATCTGTAATGTCGTTGTTTTACATTGTTGTCAACACGACTGTTAATTTTATGTACACACAACTGTTTCCAAACGACGATTGCAaacacagatggatggatggataacgctGCCTCTTTCCCTGCACCCTTTGCAGGATTTTGCAAGAGCATTGGATGGAGTCTGCATCTTCGTTTGCTGTATGTTATTTAATCAGAGAGCGTCATCACGGTTTGGGATACGGAATATCTTATACATTGGTGAAAGAATAATGGTCAAGTATTTCTCCAATAGCACTGACATTAAGTGTTCTTGGGACTATGTAGTTTCAGCATTCTGGCAGAGGTACCCCAACCCATTCAGGTGCAGTTACATTTTCATGGTTGATATTTTTTACAGGTTCTCATATAATAGTTATCTTTTAGATTAGGGCTTGATGACTATGCATTTAACAAGTTCAGATTAAGAAATGTTCACAGGGAAGTACTAGCAGGTTTGTTGTACTTTGTGTTTTTTCCTGCTTTTGCCGTACACTGACACCCTCTGAAATTTTATTCAACTATGCATAGTATCACACTTTCAAAGTCCATGTGAAGTACAAAACACCCATTTTTTTAGTCATTTGATTGTTCAGAAATGAGCCTCTGAGTGACACAATATTTTTAAAAAGAACTATGGCTTTTCATAAACTGAGCTATAAACCAGGAAGTTAGCCTACTGACTTCCTGGCTGACTTGCatgtggatttgtgtgtccaTTAGCACTCATGTTCTCACAGAGGATGTTCTGTACCGTGAGGTGTCCGCAGACCACCAACTGTTTACCAGACGTCTCCTAACAAAGACCAATCGGCTGCCCCGATGGGCAGAAAAGATCTTCCCCTCCAACATAGCCCGTTCTGTCTACGTTGTGGAGGACTCCATTGTGGACCCTGTCGCTAGGAGCTTGACCACTTACACCTGGAACCTTAACCACACAACCCTCATGGTGAGGTGTGCGCTAGTTAAATTGAAACAAAACCTGgctgtgtttgttttttgggatCTCCATTAGCTGCCACAAATGCAGTAACATAATCTTCCTGGGTTTCATACAGACAAAATATACAAACCAAAACATCTatatacaacacatacacacataaacatatacacttacatacacacataaacccACACATACTCACGAGTTTATGCCAACATACTTATTTATATACCTAcattacacacaaacatacatacatgcattcaAGAGTGAAAAACAATATCAGACATCTTAAAGCAGTATTAACCAATGTTTTTGGTATTAACAGAAAATCAAATGACTGCCTGTAACGTGAAAGGATTGCTTGTAGTGCTGATCGCATAGGGAATCAACACTTGATTCTTgattctgttttttttcccctcctgaaCCTTGTGAGATACCTGTCAATGTTTGGAAATCTAGACTCATCAAAATCTTAAAGGATAATGTCAAAATAGTAATTCTGCTTTAGGACCGATTAATCTCTTTCAGCCAGCTGTTGGCGCTACAACCATCTTTTGAGTTAATGAGTAAGTAAGTTACAGGTCAATAAAAAGCCGTAGCATGTAATACTAAACAATATCTGCTGTCATTGGCTTTCCCATCATAGTCCGTTGAAGAACGTTGTGTTTTCCAAGAGTCTGCTGAGCAGCCAGCCTCCACCCAGCTTAGACGTGAGGCATGGATATCCTCAAGTGTGTATGGCTTCTCCAGACCTATTCAGGTACATTACAACTGCATTGCATCGAGTGTATAAAtgctgtcctgtgtgtctggtgAAAGTTTCTTGAAAGCTAGTGCACATTGGTTCTTTTTGTCATTGACTACCTGTGTCATAACTCAATCACTAAATCGGCACTTATCTCCATTACTATTTTTTCCATTCTGAAAAATGGAAGGAAAAAAATGTGTTATTGCTTATATAATGAGATCAGTGTGTTATAATAAATGTTTCTAGGTACCAATATATGGAGTTCTGTTAATGGAAGTTAATGTTTCCCACAGTTAGCGATTGAGGTATGTGTCATGCAGTATAAAACGTAGTGTTAACAGTAGATACTGGGTGATCCTTATTAATAAGCACATCATGAACCGGAAAAAAGGGGAATCTGATCAGTGTGTTATAATAAATGTTTCTAGGTACCAATATATGAAGTTCTGTTAATGGAAGTTAATCTGTTTCCCACAGTTACCGATTGAGGTATATGTGTCATGCTATATAAAACGTAGTGTTAACAGTAGATACTGGGTGGTCCTTATTAACAAGCACATCATGAACTGGAGAAAAGGGGaatctaatcagtgaaatcagctggtgcagtGTTGGAAAGAAAGTTTTGCATAGACATACATTGCTCTACGTGGAACTAGATTGAAGTTGGTTTCACTGATGTCAACATGTTAGGTTTCATGACAGAGGCTGTCAAAGTATTTTCAGCCTCGAGTAAACTAGTAAGTTTTTAGGGTAGGCAATAACATGCCCAGGGAACATTGAATCCAGCATGCAGATGCCAAAACAAAGGAATGTAGGAGAAAGCAAATTGAGGTCATGTATATGTCAGATTATTTTAATCAGTATTAGTGAATTCAATGAGAGTATTATAGtattagtgagagagagagagagagagagagagagagagagaaagaaagaaagatggaggGAGAGCGAAATTAAGAGAGAGGCTCATTTAGATGTTTCaccatttcttttttcttgtcgTTTTCCCAGGAGTTTGGTTTGGCTCGCTTCAAGAGCAACCAGGTGAAAGCCATGAAAGGGCTGGAGTATGCACTATCAAATTTACATGGTATGTACACTGCACCAATGAAGGTGGAAGAAAAGAAACAAACCCACTTATTTTTTGTTGTGACTGGATCTGGGAAGGCTGAAACTTGTATAAGAAGTTTAGCTTTTTTCTCTCCAGTCATTGTAGGAATCAGACATTTTCtcaacttttttcctgcatggcCAGTGAAACCTCTTTATCATCATGAATGTGATTAGTTGAGTGAAATCAAAGTTGAAGTTATTATAAAAATTACATCCCCTGGCCAGTCAACACTCCTCTTGAACATCTCTTTCCTTACATCCACAGATAGTTGGCACATgattacactgctgtctgttgcATCTCTTAAGAGTCTTTCACAGTGTagtaggcagcagcagcagcagtaatttAAGTGTGCTTGAGTATG
This genomic stretch from Lampris incognitus isolate fLamInc1 chromosome 5, fLamInc1.hap2, whole genome shotgun sequence harbors:
- the prelid1b gene encoding PRELI domain containing 1b isoform X2, which gives rise to MLFNQRASSRFGIRNILYIGERIMVKYFSNSTDIKCSWDYVVSAFWQRYPNPFSTHVLTEDVLYREVSADHQLFTRRLLTKTNRLPRWAEKIFPSNIARSVYVVEDSIVDPVARSLTTYTWNLNHTTLMSVEERCVFQESAEQPASTQLRREAWISSSVYGFSRPIQEFGLARFKSNQVKAMKGLEYALSNLHVVTSQLPDSSEPSRSLLHPLC
- the prelid1b gene encoding PRELI domain containing 1b isoform X1, yielding MLFNQRASSRFGIRNILYIGERIMVKYFSNSTDIKCSWDYVVSAFWQRYPNPFSTHVLTEDVLYREVSADHQLFTRRLLTKTNRLPRWAEKIFPSNIARSVYVVEDSIVDPVARSLTTYTWNLNHTTLMSVEERCVFQESAEQPASTQLRREAWISSSVYGFSRPIQEFGLARFKSNQVKAMKGLEYALSNLHGEASQRLLRDTVKDASEKAKEAAFAATEKAKTLASAATAQQKSQQFV